The following nucleotide sequence is from Mangifera indica cultivar Alphonso chromosome 1, CATAS_Mindica_2.1, whole genome shotgun sequence.
CCCATCCACGCACCACCGCACCTGTTGCCGCACCCGTTTAGTAATTCCCGCACCTTCCACGTGCCTGCAATGCTTGCCATACCCTTTCTGTAATTTCCCGCACCCATTTGAAAATTGTCGTACCCTTTCAGGAACTGCCGTACCCTTTCGACAAATTCCTGTACCCTTTTGAcaaattctcgcaccctttcgATAATTACCGCAtcctttcagaaattgtcatACCCTTTCAGCAATTTCCGCACCCTTTTGGCACTTGTCGTACCCTTTCTGAAATTGCCataccctttcagcaattcccgcaccctttccgccattcccgcaccctttcggcacttgtcgcaccctttcagaaattgccatACCCTTTCGGTAATTTTCGCACCCTTTCGACacttgccgcaccctttcagaaattgccataccctttcagcaattctcgcaccctttcgACAATTTTtgtaccctttcagaaactactACATCTTTTCAGAAATTGTCAtaccctttcagtaattcccacaccctttcagaaactgccgcaccctttcagcaattctcacaccctttcagtaattctcgtaccctttcagaaactgtcgcaccctttcagaaatggCCGTACCCTTTAAGCAATTGTCGCACCATTATTTGCgggaattgctgaaagggtgttGCAATTGGctaaagggtgcggcaattggTGAAGGGGTGCGGTAATTTGCTGGAAGGGTACGGGTGCGcccccgcacgcacgcaccagcgctcgagcacCCACACGCACGCACCAGAAAGCGTGCACCCGCCTACACGCACCAGCGCGCGTGCACCCGAATGCACGCACCTGCCcccgcaccccttaccaaattcACTGCAACctgtttttgtaaaaataaaatttaatctattttataaaaatagattattttataaatatatattatttaatagattattttataaatatccaaattcacttcaattattttataaaaataaaatttttatatatttttcattacaaataatttaaagaaaaacttattattttttatatatccattattttttatatataaaaataaattattttttaaatattaatcccttttttaatttataaattttatttatttcagataatttaatcttaatctaatattaatgatttttgtGGTAGGAATCAATTAATCGGGGAAAGTCACgcgttgaatttgaaaaattagattagggatatttttggaatgaaaaagatgatttgcttagaaaggtaaaacagagtaattgttgccgaaaaaggtttaggcgggaatcctcttgcctattttaattaatatcccaaattTTCCTTACTTTAGACAAATTTTCCACTCCTAATAAGAGTGAATTAcgttttcccacccaagatttgaccttaaaatactttttcattCTTAGTTGAtagaaataacattttttcacacaaaataaagcataaataacactttctcaCCTAAAATTAAACTCTGTTGATTAAACAATAGTATTAGgaagtgaaattactattttatttctattattacatttataaaaattatcatataatcttatattaacaaaaattgaaaataagcttttaaatattcaaattatataagaaacatcttatttctcttttcattttattcttcttaccctttcttcctcttttcctATAGATGGATATGTCTTGGTACTCCGATAAATATTAGAGTCTCTTCGAAAATTTTTAGAGGGttattagaattttgaaaatttttggggtttttgaaaagtttttaaaatatcagtTTGCCcccaatagtttcaaaaatgacagTTATACACATAAGAATTGAAAAACATGTAACAAATTATGAGTGTCAATGTCATCTTGTAACTATTATGGTCATATagtagtttcaaaatatatgaaggTTGAAAAGATTTCAAGGATTAATTTATGGgttttaaacaatttcaaagGTTATATTGTcatgtttaaaacatttaaatttggtataaaacttttgttttcaattttttttcaaaattaatggatgataaaattactaatttacctttacgtcattaaacaaattttgacttTAGGCATGAAAGCATTATTTATGTCAACTAAGAGTGAAATAGTTTTTTTGGGCAAAACATTGGGTCAGAAAATGTTATTCAATCTCCTAATAATTTTGTCTTAGGATCTTGTACAATGGATACAAACAATAAATatgtatctttataatattttttccatttatttcgcaatatgtcaaaaaatttcatgatataaagattatttgaaaataaaattaatatttattacacAATATAAAACTAAGCAAGTTGTTGGATAATAAATTCCAAAATAATGatcattagaattttttttaagagtCAAACATACTCATTAAAGCAAATCCAATTTCTCAATCATAATTTATgcaatattttaacattaaattgtCTAGttccgatgagttttaatattagtttttaattctctttttttaatctaatttgttTACACTTGCTATCATTTTGTagtaaacatgaaaaatataataacatataagcAATTAAATGtctaaattttcttatttcttcttctACTAATTTTATTCCATCTTGTACAATTAAATTTAGGTCAAATGAATAAGTTCCACCTAAGGCTTGATAAATTAATAGATTCCtacctttaagtttgaaaacacAATTTCCTCACCTATCTGTCAAAGTCAATCATTAGATTTAACAATAGAAggaaatttatgttattttgttcaaatatgATAATTGGAGCTAACATTTTGTTTGcaagatttaaaatattataataacaccCCCATTAGACTAAAccatatacaatattataagagtgaaaatatttataaccttaataatttagaaaatgacatttacacccaatttgttatgtttgtttaattttttgggagtgtaattattattttttgaaactatcaaagtacatattaaaattttaaaattaaaaaaacacaacttttttaaaaaatcccttaaaaattttcattattgccataacattttcaaaaattataatttgtcccaaatatataattttgtatcaTTGACACTCCTATATCTATACTTGTATTAgtcattttcttattcttaataataattactataaattagagctacaaaaattattttataaaattttagaggcaaaatgttattttgcttgggagattttttgtctttttattaaagtttcagaaaaaaaattaattgaattttttaacaaatttgatataCAGGTAGGAAAATGAGTTTTACAAACTTAAAGTGAAGAAATGTCATTTCACcagaccttgggtgggaaatagtcatgtAACCTTAAATTTATAACATCTAATATGAATTTGCCAtcaaaaaatagatttaaatatttatcatcaaaagatatatttaaatatcGTAATATTACCTCGATGACTTTATCATCtgttttatcattatcaaatgtgattaaaattcaataaaaatgttAGCTAATTCtccataaataattatgttagtatttgaatacttaaaatatCGAAAGACAATAATTTTCTTATGTTAGTATTGGAACTTTGCACAAATACATcctaaattttgtatattatatatccATAAATCATAAGTCAttgaaataacttttttaaattgactATATTcagttataatatttaattccaTTAGTTTATGATTTCTAACTATATTCAGTTAACACTATTTTGTATAACTATTCTAAAACATTAtcaccaaatgaaaaaatattggtCAATTGCGATAACTTATTTGATCAGTGATCATATAGTCTCTCATGTTTAGTTGACTATAGTTGACGTTAGACATTTACCTCATTATAATAGTTGATGGACTAACAGAAGATGATTCACATATTATATTGACCTTGTGAATTAAAGTTTCttgttgcctttttaaatattttggtttttttttgcAATGCTTGTTGATATGCTTATAGATATTCCCCATGCCACTCGAACTCACACAtgttaaattaaaactataatatttgCACAATACTCATTTAACCATTTTATAACCAATATTTTCTTATGTTTGACTGAAATACTCTACACCATttacttttgcttttttttttttttttgtggtggtGGTTGATTGGTTGTGATAGTAATTCTTCGTTAAAGTATTGACTTTCCTCGttatcattataataaaaataattaaccaccatcacacaaaaaaatatgtgaCAAAAAAAATAACTATGGGTGCAACTAGCGGTAGGCTAGTTGCACCCATAGTTAATGTTGACTTCTATTGTTGTGGCATACCATCAAATGTTTCTTGCAAATATGTGACAATAAGCTTCACATCACCAATAGTTGATCATTAGCCGTCTTCAGTAAAGTCACACCCATGCATCTTCAATTGTTCAACTCGCAATACTTAAATGGAAATAGCATGAGCTTAGGATTGTTCCTACAGAGCCTCAACGACATCAACCAATTTTGTATTCTTCATCTTTGCTCAAAAATCTCTCAACGAGAGTACCAAATGTCAACGAAACACTATTTGAGTAAGTATGATATCTTAagatgagaaaaataaagagaaatggATTCTTAAATATtcgataaaataaacaaaatatgaaaataatggaATAACAACTCAACTACTTGTTTAgcggaaaaaacaaaaaacctcaACCACCTGCTTAATCGAATACCCCATGTCCTGAGATAACCAACTCAACCATTGCCTTTTTTAACCCTAGGTTATGGTTAAAAACTTGTTCCATCCAAGATTCTTCTTGGTTCAAACACCTCTACTAGCAACGTTGTCTTCTTAAGCCTTTGATTCCATCTGGATCCATTCATGAGCTTGCCTTAGGCCATTATAAATCTAGCCTCAACATTGGACCCATATCAAAGAAAAAGGGAGAACCACCTTCGACATATGAATGAACTTTGTTTGTCTTTACAAAAATTTTGTCGTCCTAAAGCATTCTatgattttaaaagattatggtaaaatatatctaattcttttttataataaactctagtttttcatatcatttgttagtttttaaaataatatattatgtgtgtTTGGTCTTTTTTATAGTGAGAATTctttggtttttaaaaaatataactttagtCATACTTTGGTTGAGTACTCATAGTTTtggaaatattattaattcaacTTTTCAATTTACTAatgattttaacaatttaatcattaaaattatttttaatctcaaataATACTGAtagttttaactattaaaataataaaatttagataaataataaaacaaatttagataaataatatcatatgattgagtattattttatcttaaatttaaaattattttatcacataataatttattatctgtgtacataaattatatattaaaaatatgtacgtatagtttattgatatttttaaatatataattatatatatttttaatgtattgttatatgattagataattataaattactgataaaataatatttaattatataaaatatatcaattatgtactcgtttgtatacctaaaaatatgtacataataatgaaatttctaatttaaaaaaaaagttaatcacTATTTCCACCAAAGATTTGGTCTAAAATACTTTTTCGCCTAtataggataaaaataatacttttttttcttaaaattaaactctattaacgaaaaaaatttatatatattagaaaataaaataattattttatctatactattttttctttcaaaattattatataatttcaaattaataaaaaataaagatatcaataacatataatcatatatttaaagataaattgtaattattgaaaatgtttagcagttgttgaaaattcaaaataaggtctaggtattttcaaatttttaaaaatttcaatatattgctcaataatttcaaaaataatagttataccCTCAAATAGTTAAACCCAAACATAAtcaattaaatgtataaatatcatattacaactTATTAGacaattataattcaataaaactatttgcaCAATTTTTGTTCactaaataatgatatgttgcggttttcaaaaacttatttacCACCCTCTAATTTTCACTAAATAGTGAAATCTCAATCTCCTAccctttaattttcaaaaactaaaatatccattcacaatcaaatttttgttaaaaatttcagttaaggTTAGagataaaaccattatttaccaaaaaaattaaaattttattacattttcctccctcatatttaaaaacttacattcccccccaacccaaagtttgaaaggTGATAAAAACCCCCATAGGGTTTGTTCCCCTTTCTCTGACACTGATTTCTTCTTCCCCGACCGTCGGCCATCCTTCCTTTCCCTCTTATCTCTCCTTCAGTGTCTCTCCCTTATCTTTTCGGTTGTTTTcaataagagaaaaagatgaaatcTTCTTTGCTTCTCAAACAAAGACCAATAGTCTTCGTCTAATACGAAGATGCATCTTCTTCATCTGAGAGCCTTCATCTCAACGAAGATCGATCGTCTTCATCTAATAATACTCCTTTCTATTAATTACATCAGATTCGATATAGGTTTTTTTAGACAATCTTTAGATATAGAcatcataaaatttttggatGTATTgcaaaagagtaatactattgattattagaattatttaaaGATTCTAATATATTCATCATTGAAAATCCAACATGCCAATGATATGGAGTCTATTTAGATTcatgttgttttgtattaaaaatgttagtgatatcattttataacattcacaatattttaatattaaatatgtagAGCTCCAATGAATTTCaacatcaattttcaattttctcttcttttaaccTCATTTGTTTACACATCCTCTGATATTGTTGTAAACAAGAAAGagatgataaaataaaactaattccATATCTAATTTGAGATATACCATTTTGAGctaattttaattcatcttatgtaattaaatttattatatgacaTACAAATTTAATATGGCAAATTTATTTCCATAAGGTGGATTTAAATATTGTAACATTAACAGAATAACTCTATTATAAGATAATGTTGTCCAGCCTGCATCCTGCTATGGCCAAAAAGGTTAATGGTCCTAAATCAGGATCGAGTAAGTAAGCCGGTACACTCTGTATTTTTGAAGagttattttcttcttttttcattcaatttattTCCAAGGCATTTCAGCAGAAGCCAAAGCTTGCCCTGTTCTCCTTTTTGGTTTTAGTTTAGTAGAAACTATATTTTCTGTGTCGTGTAGATGCCATAGTttgatcttataattattaaatcaacaGAAATATTTTGAGCCCTGGTTTTCTATTCCTCAAATTAATTCAGATTTCTTGAAGTTGCAGTTTTACATTTCTTGTTGGTTCAACACAACACAAATCATACAACAACAGGGATGAGTTGACTATATCAGATTATATTCCTCATCTCTTTATTTCCAACTTTCCTAGCATTAGAGCAACCCACATTTCAGCAGAATAAAGTACAAAGAATTAATCCTTTCTGTTTATTAACAGAATTTAGAGAACAACATTTTCAGGGTCTAATCaaccaattattatttttattattaatatagtttttttaagaAGACAGCTGAAGCAAGTCCAGAAGGAAATCTAGTCCAGAGATGTTAATCAAAACATGCATAATTGCTGTGTATATTGCAGCAACAAAGGTGGAAGTACAAATTTACTTGTTTCCACTGAAGAAACTTTTTTGTCCGCAAACTATGATAATAACATTATTGTAAAAATCATTGAAGCAAAAACTTATTTCACAAAACAATCTACCTCCAATCTGCAGCAGGTACATGCTCTAAGTATGGGAGAGATCTCAGGCATCTTCTACTGCAAGTCCTTCCTATTGGAATGGTTTCCATTTGCAGCTATAAATTTCATCATGTGAGGGTAACcacattgtttatttatcaaaaCTGCACCAAGAATGAAATCTCAGGGTCTGACAAACATAAATACATTCATAGCCAAGAttactaaaattatgatttggttttATATGATGCAAGGTACAACAATTTCCCATATTATATACTGCAAATAAGTATGGTAACATCTTTACACTACTGTAGTCATTCAAGAATTCCAACCGAAGCATAGAAAACATTTCCACTTTCACAAACCTCACTAAACCATATCAATATTTAACATCagtattaagaaaaaaaaatatatttactatCCAGCGCCTACACCGGGTTATGATCATGGCTCTTTCACTGCATCAAAGGACACCTCTGATACTACCTTGGCTCCCCTTCCCTTTGCCATGTAGAGTCCAATGTGATGCATCAAATCCTACCATGAAACGGAAAGATGCACATTTAGCTACAAAATTTATCACCAACAATCAGACAAGCAGATCGCTTATAATTGTTCtagttattttcctttttctttgaaattttgcaGCTAAGCATGAATTTAATAATGAAACATTTGTAGCCAAAACTTGGACATTGATAGCTTCAACATTGAAGATTTTCAGACAAATTACAATTATGattgaaaaagaaacaaaaaccagAAGCACCAGGACCAAAGAGAGAGCGAACAAGATGTTTTGactttaattcaataaatagaGCACTAAACATAGACTACTCTCTATCTATATTCAGTATTTAGAGTGTATTTCTAATGACCTATCTGAACCTTGTCAATCCTACTAAtaggattattttttttaatacactGGATTGTTTTTCTGGGAATCGTGCAACTATCATCAATTTATAATTGACTCAGAGTCATAATGACTTATTCTTATGATGCAATACAAgtcctataacacaaaacttGCAGGTCTATATGTACAAAAGTTGGAaaccaaagaaataaaagtttgCTCCAAGATCTAACAGTTTGGCAAAATTTTAAGACTacctaaaaatttcaatatacctGTGGGTGAGCCAGAGCATCTGGGATAGTATCGGCAACATGAGCAGGCAAATCGTAAGTTGCACAACCAGGTGAATACACAATTACATCCTCCAGAGGACCAAGAAAACGACGATTTCTGGCAGACAGTGTGGAACATACAAAATCAAGCACACATATGTCTGTGCATATCCCTACACCAATATCTTCAAACGCATATACGTAACGGAGATTAGAGAAATAGAAAATCACACCATCaaccaaaattaatagatttcaTAAAAGCACCAAAAAACTCTTGACAATGAGAAGAATATATATcctggtgaaattcagaaatacttacaattttaatttgattattcttCACCCAACTTACAAAGACATTGGATCCATCTTTCTCAAAAGAGCCAAGAAATCCATCAATACACTCCTTGCGCCTAAGTGTTACATTAGAGTTATTCTCCAACCATTTCAGTgctgaaaaatatgagaaaagcAACCACTTAGTGACTGATGTTCCAGAACATATGCAGCTAACTTTTCATACAAACACTTAGACAAGGAAACAACAAGAGAAGTACAATTACCAGGAACAAGCTCAGCTTCATCTGTTCCATTAATACAATGAGGAGGATAGGGAGGCTCAGGGATATCAGGATGATGAGAATCAAGAAACGCAAATTTTCCACTCCTAAtaagagtgaattacattttcctacctaaggtttgaccttaaaatactttttcaatCCTAGTTGATATAAACAACACTTTTCACACAAAATAaagcataaataacactttctcacataaaattaaactttgttgaTGAAACAATAGTATTAGGAAGTGAAGTTACCATTTTATTcctattatttcatttattatcatataatcttatattaacaaaaattgaaaataaccttttaaatatgcaaattatataagaaacatcttatttctcttttcattttattcttcttaccctttcttcctcttttcctATAGATAGATATGTCTTGGTACTCTAATAAATATTAGAGTCTCTTTGAAAATTTCAGAGAGTTATtggaattttgaaaaatttttgggtttttgaaaagtttttgaaatatcaGTTTGCCcccaatagtttcaaaaatgacaattatacacataagaattga
It contains:
- the LOC123220050 gene encoding nicotinamidase 1-like, encoding MVTSLPNTIVSSTKFNFMSGKFAFLDSHHPDIPEPPYPPHCINGTDEAELVPALKWLENNSNVTLRRKECIDGFLGSFEKDGSNVFVSWVKNNQIKIVNIGVGICTDICVLDFVCSTLSARNRRFLGPLEDVIVYSPGCATYDLPAHVADTIPDALAHPQDLMHHIGLYMAKGRGAKVVSEVSFDAVKEP